The following proteins come from a genomic window of Paenibacillus sp. CAA11:
- a CDS encoding glycosyltransferase family 4 protein has product MLLNLRQREFTKRYNRLVQARPQQLAQSPRLKPTLKVVYVLSHVSVGGGVKIILEQANRLINRGWEVVLVSHYPRPNWFPTKADYIKVPFGIEVAQGIPDCDVIVATYWDHIQACIETGIAPVVYFEQGDEHLFHPERFQHDMKFFVSSQLKLPQFIMTVSNQAGILLKENFEVDSAVVPNAIDHEVFFEKDDFPEYSGEPYILMIGNENTLFKGIRRIIKAVNTVKLQFPEIKLYWISPISPSEPWASAADRVFVNPPQKEIAELYRGAVLFVSASEYESFSLPVLEAMASGCPVVSTKNTGVLEYGIDNINVVFVEIGNDNDLINKIKLVLKDEGLREKLSSNGLKTAANYSWNKSIDELMEYLSRAAQFSVEPYTSLSEWDIKIKPDMFSQTADWDKFLQKLTVVPDDLVYLPVVYDWIDQHSIARWEVAAIRKTQISENYIYINLPVRGNDLDPESAILGKGIYKVKNEQYNEALDYFVSEYSNLNEEWKPICSKWIILCLIELERDKDALNVILDTLKVYEHFSDVYYLYYLLLQLNNSNGEAGKIADTIRLIGDSMSQSEWFFNVEEQLSK; this is encoded by the coding sequence ATGCTCTTAAATCTAAGACAACGTGAATTTACTAAACGATATAATCGGTTAGTACAAGCTAGGCCTCAGCAACTGGCTCAAAGCCCAAGATTAAAGCCAACTTTGAAGGTAGTTTATGTTCTGAGTCATGTAAGTGTTGGTGGTGGTGTTAAAATTATATTAGAGCAAGCAAACCGTTTAATTAATCGGGGATGGGAGGTTGTTCTAGTCTCTCACTATCCACGTCCGAATTGGTTTCCTACTAAAGCAGATTATATTAAAGTTCCATTTGGAATTGAGGTTGCTCAGGGAATACCCGATTGTGATGTGATTGTTGCTACTTACTGGGATCATATACAAGCATGTATTGAAACCGGAATTGCCCCTGTTGTGTATTTTGAACAAGGAGATGAACATCTCTTCCATCCCGAGCGTTTTCAACACGATATGAAGTTTTTCGTTAGCAGTCAACTAAAATTACCTCAGTTTATAATGACAGTCTCTAACCAAGCAGGTATTTTATTGAAAGAAAATTTTGAAGTAGATTCTGCTGTTGTTCCAAATGCAATTGATCATGAAGTGTTTTTTGAAAAAGATGACTTTCCAGAATATTCAGGTGAACCGTATATTTTAATGATTGGTAACGAAAATACTCTCTTTAAAGGTATAAGGCGAATAATAAAAGCTGTTAATACAGTTAAGTTACAGTTTCCGGAAATCAAGCTATATTGGATTAGTCCTATTTCACCATCAGAGCCATGGGCTTCTGCTGCGGATCGTGTTTTTGTAAATCCCCCTCAGAAAGAGATTGCTGAATTATATCGTGGTGCAGTTCTATTTGTGTCAGCTTCAGAGTACGAATCATTTTCTTTACCAGTTCTTGAAGCAATGGCTTCGGGTTGTCCAGTTGTGTCAACTAAGAATACTGGCGTACTGGAGTATGGAATTGACAATATTAACGTAGTATTTGTAGAAATAGGGAATGACAATGATCTTATTAACAAAATCAAGTTAGTACTCAAGGATGAAGGGCTTAGAGAAAAACTGTCTTCAAATGGATTGAAAACAGCTGCAAATTACTCATGGAACAAATCAATAGATGAATTAATGGAATATTTAAGTCGCGCAGCACAGTTTTCTGTCGAACCGTATACAAGTTTGTCTGAATGGGATATCAAAATCAAACCCGATATGTTTTCCCAAACAGCAGATTGGGATAAATTTCTACAAAAACTTACAGTTGTCCCGGATGACCTTGTATATTTGCCTGTAGTATACGACTGGATTGATCAACATTCAATTGCTAGATGGGAAGTAGCAGCCATACGTAAAACACAGATATCGGAAAACTATATATATATTAACCTCCCGGTGCGGGGGAATGATCTTGACCCCGAGTCTGCTATATTAGGCAAGGGGATTTACAAAGTAAAAAATGAGCAGTATAACGAAGCTCTCGATTATTTTGTAAGTGAATACTCTAATCTGAATGAAGAATGGAAGCCAATTTGCAGTAAATGGATTATCCTTTGCTTAATTGAGTTAGAAAGAGACAAAGATGCCTTAAATGTGATTCTTGATACGTTAAAAGTCTATGAGCACTTCTCAGATGTATATTATTTGTATTACTTGTTGTTACAATTAAATAATTCCAATGGAGAAGCTGGCAAAATTGCAGATACGATTAGGCTGATTGGCGATAGTATGAGTCAATCAGAATGGTTCTTTAATGTGGAAGAACAATTATCTAAGTAA
- a CDS encoding glycosyltransferase: MIVKNEERCLERCLNSVQNIVSEIIIVDTGSTDRTIEIAKQFTDKIYSFEWINDFSAARNFALDHATGEYILHLDADEYLYEGTECLQEELDKSYYFLRIRNELGQGRAQTHLFVRLFRNQPSMRYEGKLHEQINLDTNGHLPFGFMDCVIYHDGYMDEVVKDKNKSKRNMDIIKAAIKTSPTSFNYYNLGLQYVHEKNYKEAVEAFKKSFSLANNQTFTPRMLILLFNSLLELKQYKQAMDVAADSTLLYPDSPNMEYGLGNVYQKMGFAEDAKLCFERCLEIGEEAGVQEYNHEEGSGSFLANSKLCEVFLEEGDREKAQQYFLAAVKEAPDLLYLVKLFADLNPNVNGKDFLASMLKIFPFSNPIKIRQYMSVLYDRRHIATYELIKCYHVNIEPEIQTWVDMVEHNYDLAAKRWEQITELKPFAKRDLLMLSFIRNEFLIARFKGDFGLREKEWKWWKKFIEQGIDDGTELSGDSEELWTWLCGDIVQLQEFEWLEKLVNNTNNAKLRYLIAKELSNRGFVELALEIIVESKHQKDNKLIYTLVSHILMQLGQFDDAIYYAEQVYKIENSYNNAYVLLSLLQKAGSLDRGESLLNNLKTNGIKSRWLDGLVS; the protein is encoded by the coding sequence ATGATTGTCAAAAATGAGGAACGCTGCTTGGAAAGATGTCTTAACAGCGTCCAAAATATAGTGAGTGAAATTATTATTGTAGATACGGGTTCGACAGATAGAACGATCGAAATAGCCAAGCAGTTTACGGACAAAATTTACTCCTTTGAGTGGATTAACGATTTTTCAGCAGCGCGGAACTTTGCTCTCGATCATGCAACGGGGGAATATATTCTTCATCTGGATGCCGATGAATACTTATATGAGGGAACGGAGTGTTTGCAGGAGGAGTTAGACAAAAGTTATTATTTCTTGCGTATTAGAAATGAATTGGGACAAGGACGGGCACAAACACATCTATTTGTTCGATTATTCCGGAACCAGCCTTCCATGAGATATGAAGGAAAACTTCACGAACAAATCAACCTTGACACGAATGGACACTTGCCATTTGGATTTATGGACTGTGTGATTTATCACGATGGCTATATGGATGAAGTCGTAAAAGATAAGAACAAGTCAAAAAGAAATATGGATATTATTAAAGCGGCTATTAAGACCAGTCCAACCTCTTTTAATTATTACAATTTAGGTCTGCAATATGTTCATGAGAAAAATTATAAAGAAGCCGTAGAAGCTTTCAAAAAGTCTTTTTCACTTGCGAATAATCAAACATTTACACCTAGAATGCTAATTTTACTATTTAATTCTTTACTTGAATTAAAGCAGTATAAACAAGCCATGGATGTAGCTGCGGATAGCACACTATTGTATCCTGATAGTCCAAATATGGAGTATGGCTTAGGCAACGTATATCAAAAAATGGGATTTGCTGAAGACGCAAAATTATGTTTTGAACGCTGTTTAGAAATTGGAGAAGAGGCGGGAGTCCAGGAATATAATCATGAGGAGGGTTCAGGTTCTTTTCTTGCCAACTCGAAGCTATGTGAAGTTTTCCTGGAGGAGGGTGATCGGGAGAAGGCACAGCAATATTTCCTTGCTGCTGTAAAAGAAGCTCCCGATTTACTATATTTGGTCAAACTTTTTGCAGATTTGAACCCTAATGTCAATGGAAAGGACTTTTTAGCCTCAATGCTGAAAATATTCCCGTTCTCTAATCCAATTAAGATTCGGCAGTATATGTCCGTATTATATGATAGAAGGCACATAGCAACTTACGAACTGATCAAATGCTATCATGTGAACATAGAACCTGAAATTCAAACTTGGGTTGATATGGTTGAACATAACTATGACTTAGCTGCAAAGAGGTGGGAACAGATCACCGAATTGAAGCCTTTTGCCAAAAGAGACCTATTAATGTTGAGTTTCATTCGAAATGAATTTCTTATTGCTCGCTTCAAAGGTGATTTTGGGCTTAGGGAAAAGGAATGGAAATGGTGGAAAAAATTTATTGAGCAGGGCATTGATGATGGAACCGAACTTTCCGGGGATTCAGAAGAGTTATGGACTTGGCTCTGTGGAGATATAGTTCAACTTCAGGAATTTGAGTGGTTGGAGAAACTCGTAAATAACACCAACAACGCAAAACTTCGTTATTTAATAGCTAAAGAGCTGTCGAATCGTGGCTTCGTAGAACTTGCGCTTGAAATCATTGTCGAATCCAAACATCAAAAAGATAATAAGTTGATTTACACTTTAGTAAGTCACATTTTAATGCAATTAGGTCAATTTGATGATGCGATATATTATGCAGAACAAGTGTACAAAATTGAAAATAGTTATAACAATGCCTATGTACTCTTGTCTTTGCTTCAAAAAGCTGGGAGCTTAGATCGAGGGGAATCCTTGTTGAACAATCTAAAAACTAATGGGATCAAATCTCGTTGGCTTGACGGATTAGTAAGTTAA
- a CDS encoding FkbM family methyltransferase — MYGTYIGNNKMLVNLGYGGYLTISSQDLSLMPTLVSTGVFEVPLTKYFINNVKPGETIVDIGANVGYFTLLAAKLVGEKGKVIAFEANSQLVDYIKDNLAMNWITENVSVINKACYSCNQFLEFNTSEKFHGYSSIHDKPADDNLVDTYITHKVEAVALDRELSNYEGVIDLLKIDIEGGEYHAFKGMQSLIESKRIKKISFEWNRSMLAGDADSFLSLIDDLMNRFGGYLYYLDNEGNPNAAKLEDIAKLDFYPFVLIEF; from the coding sequence ATGTACGGCACCTATATTGGAAATAATAAAATGCTTGTTAATTTAGGGTATGGAGGTTATTTGACCATATCATCTCAAGACTTAAGTTTAATGCCTACTTTAGTTAGCACCGGGGTGTTTGAAGTTCCTTTAACGAAGTATTTTATTAATAATGTTAAGCCAGGCGAGACTATTGTCGATATTGGGGCTAATGTTGGATATTTTACGCTGTTGGCTGCAAAACTTGTCGGAGAGAAGGGAAAGGTAATTGCTTTTGAAGCTAATTCACAGTTAGTAGATTATATTAAAGATAATCTTGCTATGAACTGGATTACTGAAAATGTGAGCGTCATTAACAAAGCTTGCTACTCTTGTAACCAGTTTCTTGAATTTAATACCTCAGAGAAATTTCATGGATATTCATCCATTCATGATAAACCAGCAGATGATAATCTAGTTGATACTTACATTACCCATAAGGTTGAAGCTGTGGCATTGGATCGCGAATTATCAAATTATGAGGGTGTAATCGACCTTTTGAAAATTGATATTGAGGGCGGAGAGTATCATGCATTCAAGGGGATGCAGTCCTTAATAGAGTCTAAAAGGATTAAGAAGATTTCCTTTGAGTGGAATCGATCTATGTTAGCTGGTGATGCTGATTCCTTCTTAAGTTTAATTGACGACTTGATGAATCGCTTTGGGGGATATTTGTATTATTTAGATAATGAGGGGAACCCCAATGCTGCAAAGCTCGAAGATATAGCTAAACTTGATTTTTATCCTTTTGTTTTAATTGAATTTTAA